The following are from one region of the Etheostoma spectabile isolate EspeVRDwgs_2016 chromosome 2, UIUC_Espe_1.0, whole genome shotgun sequence genome:
- the caly gene encoding calcyon neuron-specific vesicular protein isoform X2, whose translation MVKLGSNLSDKLEKQPSADDGFDNIPLITPLEVNQLQQPFADKVIVKTLTQYQLPQKKKNKLYVPNIKKLNINFYSDVSEKAKITGLILITLAFLTSLLLLLMYKAMWYDQLTCPEGFILKKHCTPAALEMYYTEQQQQGVPGIHDGANTGLYAALSHLNHVKRTGSELPSPWLPVISALKEAEVAKQGNEPLPGGLEGEE comes from the exons ATGGTGAAGCTAGGCAGCAATCTGTCTGATAAGCTGGAAAAGCAGCCGTCTGCGGATGACGGCTTTGATAACATTCCCCTCATCACACCCCTGGAGGTCAACCAGCTCCAGCAGCCGTTTGCAGACAAG GTCATTGTAAAGACATTAACACAATATCAGCTGccgcagaagaagaagaacaagctGTATGTGCCCAACATCAAGAAGCTGAATATCAACTTCTACAGTGATGTTTCAGAGAAAGCTAAG ATCACAGGTCTGATCCTCATTACATTGGCCTTCCTGACCAGTCTGCTCCTCCTGTTGATGTACAAAGCCATGTGGTATGACCAACTTACCTGCCCAGAGGGTTTTATCCTTAAG AAGCACTGCACCCCGGCAGCTCTGGAGATGTACTacactgagcagcagcagcagggggtTCCGGGCATCCACGACGGTGCCAACACCGGGCTGTACGCCGCCCTCAGCCACCTTAACCATGTCAAGAGGACTGGGTCGGAGCTGCCATCGCCATGGTTACCAGTCATCAGTGCTCTGAAGGAGGCAGAGGTGGCCAAACAAGGCAACGAGCCTCTGCCAGGAGGACTGGAGGGAGAGGAGTGA
- the caly gene encoding calcyon neuron-specific vesicular protein isoform X1, whose amino-acid sequence MVKLGSNLSDKLEKQPSADDGFDNIPLITPLEVNQLQQPFADKVIVKTLTQYQLPQKKKNKLYVPNIKKLNINFYSDVSEKAKITGLILITLAFLTSLLLLLMYKAMWYDQLTCPEGFILKQKHCTPAALEMYYTEQQQQGVPGIHDGANTGLYAALSHLNHVKRTGSELPSPWLPVISALKEAEVAKQGNEPLPGGLEGEE is encoded by the exons ATGGTGAAGCTAGGCAGCAATCTGTCTGATAAGCTGGAAAAGCAGCCGTCTGCGGATGACGGCTTTGATAACATTCCCCTCATCACACCCCTGGAGGTCAACCAGCTCCAGCAGCCGTTTGCAGACAAG GTCATTGTAAAGACATTAACACAATATCAGCTGccgcagaagaagaagaacaagctGTATGTGCCCAACATCAAGAAGCTGAATATCAACTTCTACAGTGATGTTTCAGAGAAAGCTAAG ATCACAGGTCTGATCCTCATTACATTGGCCTTCCTGACCAGTCTGCTCCTCCTGTTGATGTACAAAGCCATGTGGTATGACCAACTTACCTGCCCAGAGGGTTTTATCCTTAAG CAGAAGCACTGCACCCCGGCAGCTCTGGAGATGTACTacactgagcagcagcagcagggggtTCCGGGCATCCACGACGGTGCCAACACCGGGCTGTACGCCGCCCTCAGCCACCTTAACCATGTCAAGAGGACTGGGTCGGAGCTGCCATCGCCATGGTTACCAGTCATCAGTGCTCTGAAGGAGGCAGAGGTGGCCAAACAAGGCAACGAGCCTCTGCCAGGAGGACTGGAGGGAGAGGAGTGA